The following DNA comes from Pieris napi chromosome 18, ilPieNapi1.2, whole genome shotgun sequence.
ATCTTGGACACGGCGGGGAATTTCTATTTGTGATGATTGACATTGATGACTATTGACTACCATTTGCAGTGACTGATGAGTCTAAAGCTGATCTTGTCGGGTTATTTGCTAAAGAATGTCCAAGTTTAACTTTAGTCTGATTATTCTCATCAAAATCCATCAACTTCATAATATCCGTTACTAGTATTAATCGTTGAAATTTAAAGGTCGGGCAACTTAAGATGAGGTGGGATAAGTCGGCCTCATTTCCTCCACAGTATGTACatctgttattatttataattttaaaacgaaataaatGGCTTGGAGTCTGACAGTGGCCAAACCTCAAACGATTAATAATGGTTATAAATTTACGTTCATTGGCTCCTTTGTATTTATCATACCAAGGTTTACATGGGAGTTCCTTTTGGATCTCTGCATACCAACTACCTTTATGCTGTGAGGATAATTTCCAATAGCTTTCCCATAACTTGCGACTTCTTTGTTTTAAGTCGAAAAGAAAATCCGTAAAAGGAACTCTGCATGTAATACTATGATCCTCATCATAATTAGAATTGACAATACCATCTACAATATCATTTCCCTTGATACCCCTATGAGAGGGCACCCATTTAAATGTTACTGGAGTATCCAAAGATATCAATGTTTCtctaattttatacaataaataattatttctataatgaGTATGACATTTGTCTAAAGCCATTAACACACTTTTTGCATCTGAAATTATTAGGAACTCCACATagttatcattattttgtaaactttGTAAGTACAATACAACTTGATAGATAGCATAAGCTTCAGCTGTAAATATGCTGcaagtattacttaacataaaacattttgaGGTTTTAGCCTGAGGATCATAGTAACCCGATTTCACTGCAGATGAAGATTTAGACCCATCAGTGTAGACTTTGTAACTGTTAGGCTTGGTACAGCAATAATCAAGAAAGTCTATATTATCTACTACACTGGAcatatctatatttaatttacacatAAGAGCTTTATATTTACAGAGATATACAGGCCATAGTTCAGATTTGTACATATTATCAGATAAATCAGTCATAAAGCTCATAATTCCCAATAATTCAGGGATCTGGTTATTGAGAACATTAGTCGCTGTTATACTTGAAGGCAAATCTGGTGTATTAGTGATAGTTATAGAATAAGAAAGTTTTGGAAGAAGAACATCATTCTGAGAAGTTATAACTTTCAGGCAAAATTTTTCAGCAATTAATACTCGCCGAATACATAGTGGTTCTACACATGACTCAACCTCCATAGAATTGATAGGAGTGGTACGCATTGCACCAGTAACAATTCTAAGAGCAATATTTTGGATAACATCaagcttttttaataatataggacTAATATTCATATATGCCAGACAACTATAATCAAAATGACTACGTACTaagcttttatataataaacaaagaattttTGGATCAGAACCCCAAAAAGTTCCTGCTAAGGACCGCAAAATATTGATACCTTTCAAAGCTCTACTACAAATATAGTCAATGTGTTtggtaaactttaatttagtGTCAAAAATTACACCAAGAAACTTTTTTTCGCTATTTTGAgggattaaattattgttatacttAACATTTACATTAGTATCAATACCATAAGCTAAAACTGAACTTTTactactatttatatttaatttaagtatctcAGTATAATAGTAGTTAAGTTGACATAAAGCTGAATTAGCTTTTGCTTGAGTAACCTGTAAATTACTGCCTACactatatattaagatgtcatcagcaaattgtaatatttttacagattcAGTcacatatctatatatttgtgAAGTATAAAGGTTATACAGGATTGGAGATAAAGAAGACCCTTGCATCAACCCCTTGAATGCTAATTTTGGACCAtgaaaaacattattgtatttaatgtataagGAACGACCATAATACATATGGAAAATccattttaaaagctttccTGGGAAGCCCAAGGAATATAGCACCCTAATTAATTGGTGAAGATCTACATTATCATATGCCCCCTGAACATCAAGGAAAACACAAATTGCAGTAGAACCTGATAACAAACACTTCTTCATATCAGTCAGGTAAGCTATAAAACTTTCTGCTGCACTTTTGCCTTTTCTGAATCCAAACTGACAAGAAGGAATAAGTTTCTGGTTTTCAACAAAATAGTCCAGTCTAATCTTAATCATTTGCTCAAACAATTTCCCTACACAAGATGTTAGAGAAATGGGTCTGTACGAATTAAAATGATCGTTGGGTTTGTCAGGTTTTAACACTGGTATGACACATTGCAACCTCCAGGATTCTGGAATCAATTGCTGAGACCAAAgcgaatttaaaatattaagtagaaTATGTTTTACAGAAATATGTAGATTTTGAAGCATAATATAAGGAATATCGTCAAGACCAGGGGTTGTATTCTTTCTTGAAGACAAAGCCATGTCAAGTTCTTCAAAACAAAAAGAGTTAAGTAGAAACTTGCTCCACTGACTTCCatcattaaattcaaataaaccaGAAATATTATCGTTGTTATTACTAGGCTGCCCTAACTTCTCTAAAAAACTTGCTATCCACTCATCATTTTTAGACACATTTCTATTAATGTTAATTCTCTTAAATCTTCTAATAAAATTCCACACTCGGGATACTGGAGTGAATCTATTAAAAGACGAACAAAGACTTTTCCAACTGTCTTTCTTagccatttttataataatttttttactcgaatctattttcttatattctatataattgTCCATTGTCATATTACGTCTATAATTAGCTAACGCTTCTTTTGATTTGGTTACAGCCTCTGCACAAGTATCATTCCACCAAGGAGCTGGAGGAGCAGACTTTTTACTAGAAGATTTATGCTTTAACAATGGAACacagttttcttttaaactaAGTAGTAATTTAGAAAATTCATCATATTGAACTAAAGGATCAAT
Coding sequences within:
- the LOC125058693 gene encoding uncharacterized protein LOC125058693 yields the protein MNISPILLKKLDVIQNIALRIVTGAMRTTPINSMEVESCVEPLCIRRVLIAEKFCLKVITSQNDVLLPKLSYSITITNTPDLPSSITATNVLNNQIPELLGIMSFMTDLSDNMYKSELWPVYLCKYKALMCKLNIDMSSVVDNIDFLDYCCTKPNSYKVYTDGSKSSSAVKSGYYDPQAKTSKCFMLSNTCSIFTAEAYAIYQVVLYLQSLQNNDNYVEFLIISDAKSVLMALDKCHTHYRNNYLLYKIRETLISLDTPVTFKWVPSHRGIKGNDIVDGIVNSNYDEDHSITCRVPFTDFLFDLKQRSRKLWESYWKLSSQHKGSWYAEIQKELPCKPWYDKYKGANERKFITIINRLRFGHCQTPSHLFRFKIINNNRCTYCGGNEADLSHLILSCPTFKFQRLILVTDIMKLMDFDENNQTKVKLGHSLANNPTRSALDSSVTANGSQ